A window of the Azospirillum formosense genome harbors these coding sequences:
- a CDS encoding FadR/GntR family transcriptional regulator: protein MNGVSTVKAIFEELRKEIPERYQPGDLLPNERLLAERFGVSRNTIREVIIFLEAYGLVEKTQRGPRVSRPDIEAMFRILDQCFDRSVKTCREVLQFRRIIEIGVLPEVVRHITDAEIDGLNRLAEDMEHQLTVREAAEVDFRFHAAIVAASRNSMLQKMYQAMSQPMIYYMEIGKSNAVIGPTTVDYHRQIIAALRERSVEKAVEASNAHFHFSESVFNQEAQPSAAPTP, encoded by the coding sequence ATGAACGGCGTCTCGACCGTCAAGGCCATCTTCGAAGAGCTTCGCAAGGAGATCCCCGAGCGCTACCAGCCCGGCGATCTTCTTCCGAACGAACGTCTGCTGGCCGAGCGGTTCGGGGTCAGCCGCAACACGATCCGCGAAGTCATCATCTTCCTCGAAGCCTATGGCTTGGTTGAGAAGACGCAGCGCGGCCCCCGCGTCAGCAGGCCGGACATCGAAGCGATGTTCCGCATTCTCGATCAATGCTTCGACCGCAGCGTCAAGACCTGCCGCGAGGTCCTGCAGTTCCGCCGGATCATCGAGATCGGCGTGCTGCCCGAGGTGGTCCGGCACATCACCGATGCGGAGATCGACGGGCTCAACCGTCTGGCCGAGGACATGGAGCACCAGTTGACGGTGCGCGAGGCCGCGGAGGTGGACTTCCGCTTCCACGCCGCCATCGTCGCCGCCTCCCGCAACTCCATGTTGCAGAAGATGTATCAGGCGATGTCGCAGCCGATGATCTATTACATGGAGATCGGCAAGAGCAACGCGGTGATCGGGCCGACCACGGTCGATTATCATCGCCAGATCATCGCAGCGCTGCGCGAGCGCTCCGTCGAGAAGGCCGTCGAGGCCAGCAACGCACACTTCCATTTCAGCGAGAGCGTGTTCAACCAGGAAGCGCAGCCCTCGGCCGCGCCCACGCCCTGA
- a CDS encoding C4-dicarboxylate TRAP transporter substrate-binding protein, translating into MAKTEIMVAYENNPGEPLDRVMHHWADLLKEKSKGEVTLKLFPSSQLGAKKDVMEQAMMGMNVITLSDVGFLQDYDADLGVLFGPYLTDDPQKLFKIYESDWFKKKDEALRKKGVHIVMSNYLYGVRHILAKKPINTPEDLKGMKIRVPNNVMQIKTIEAMGATATPMPLGEVYPALTTGLIDGVENPISVLYGAKLHEQAKYLSLVGYLTNTSVWVGGEAFFSKLPADVVKMVHETGYEAGLYSQKLAAEQDAEFIEKMKAAGVTVIQPDPAPFREATKVVYTQFPKWSAGLYEQIQKDLK; encoded by the coding sequence ATGGCCAAGACCGAGATCATGGTCGCCTACGAGAACAACCCGGGCGAGCCGCTCGACCGGGTGATGCATCACTGGGCCGATCTTCTGAAGGAGAAGAGCAAGGGCGAAGTCACCCTGAAGCTCTTCCCCAGCTCCCAGCTGGGCGCCAAGAAGGACGTGATGGAACAGGCGATGATGGGGATGAACGTCATCACCCTGTCCGACGTCGGCTTCTTGCAGGATTACGACGCCGACCTCGGCGTTCTGTTCGGCCCGTACCTGACCGACGACCCCCAGAAGCTCTTCAAGATCTACGAGAGCGACTGGTTCAAGAAGAAGGACGAGGCGCTGCGCAAGAAGGGCGTGCACATCGTCATGTCCAACTACCTGTACGGCGTGCGCCACATCCTCGCCAAGAAGCCGATCAACACGCCCGAGGACCTCAAGGGCATGAAGATCCGCGTCCCGAACAACGTGATGCAGATCAAGACGATCGAGGCGATGGGCGCCACCGCGACGCCGATGCCGCTGGGCGAGGTCTATCCGGCCCTGACCACCGGCCTGATCGACGGCGTGGAGAACCCGATCTCCGTGCTGTACGGCGCCAAGCTGCATGAGCAGGCCAAGTATCTGAGCCTCGTCGGCTATCTGACCAACACCTCGGTGTGGGTCGGCGGCGAAGCCTTCTTCAGCAAGCTGCCGGCGGACGTCGTGAAGATGGTCCACGAGACCGGCTACGAGGCCGGCCTCTACAGCCAGAAGCTGGCCGCCGAGCAGGACGCCGAGTTCATCGAGAAGATGAAGGCGGCCGGCGTCACCGTGATCCAGCCGGACCCGGCGCCGTTCCGCGAGGCCACCAAGGTCGTCTACACCCAGTTCCCGAAGTGGTCGGCCGGCCTGTACGAGCAGATCCAGAAGGACCTCAAGTAA
- a CDS encoding DUF3772 domain-containing protein, translated as MIQISSAFRRRVGRLLAALTLCGALAAGAVVPSAFAQSAAPAAEAAADFKTKLPQWQNALERAANRIAGGDLANTEYETLRADLAKIQHEVREAGAAAAAARDTAQRMLDALGPPPAQGAPPEEAGIAAERKRLTQTIGEAEGRTKQTELIVTRADILLRTAADQRMTQLTEQIVRRGPVPLLPATWAALPEQTAYVQERIARAFGIVMGDDEWRGRLYGLGALAAVLFLVAWPVRRVLLRRYGHRDLEERPSYRQRVVAMAVEALARCLVPLVPTLVLSGALVGLLRDAADAGPLTALVVGVSGGLTAYFLVTGVARATLAPDHPSWQLANLDPDSARRLVRRVPLVMIGLALAGTGIALSEGMFTPPELRSITGFGTMALIAVSLLFLYPDHLWLAAPQPEAEATDDCGCPDPAPGAGLDVTLPPPAPVPTEAEAREAPPARPRVVGLRLRLLIGAVTLASLVAAGAGYLVGAIYASKLMLTTLIIGGVLLVARGVLRELLCVLLERGSGQVAEVRDIVIATDRGRRMLGQAGRTVIDGLLLTVAAFFLLPLTGMTLSEMKGLADGFLSGVTVGGVRIAPGDIMSALMVLGVVVAVTRFIQRQLDERILGRVNMDDGVRNSIRMGVGYLGTTMAVLMSVGTLGLDLSSLAMIASALSVGIGFGLQNVVSNFISGLIMLVERPVKVGDWVVVNGLEGTVRRISVRATEIQTFQRASVIIPNSEFISKSVVNWTLKDKTTRIEIKVRITYDTDARQVYAMLLKIGYGHAQVLRNPEPVVMFRDFLPSGPEFELRCFVANTDHIIPVRNELRMRILEQFREHSIQMPFDQQTVHMPKVEAMLEVLLAERRAQAGVPELQVVADGGKVVPLADTLSDRGPRTAT; from the coding sequence GTGATCCAGATTTCCTCCGCTTTCCGCCGCCGGGTCGGCCGGCTCCTGGCAGCCCTGACGCTGTGTGGCGCGCTTGCCGCGGGCGCCGTCGTGCCGTCGGCCTTCGCCCAATCCGCCGCTCCGGCGGCGGAGGCGGCGGCGGACTTCAAGACGAAACTGCCGCAATGGCAGAACGCGTTGGAGCGGGCGGCCAACCGCATCGCCGGGGGCGATCTGGCGAACACCGAATACGAGACGCTGCGCGCCGATCTCGCGAAGATCCAGCACGAGGTCCGGGAAGCCGGGGCCGCCGCCGCCGCCGCCCGCGACACCGCGCAGCGGATGCTCGACGCGCTGGGCCCGCCCCCGGCCCAGGGCGCCCCGCCGGAGGAGGCGGGGATCGCCGCGGAGCGCAAGCGCCTGACCCAGACCATCGGCGAGGCGGAGGGGCGGACCAAGCAGACCGAGCTGATCGTCACCCGCGCCGACATCCTGCTGCGCACCGCCGCCGACCAGCGCATGACCCAGCTCACCGAGCAGATCGTCCGGCGCGGCCCGGTGCCGCTGCTGCCGGCCACCTGGGCCGCCCTGCCCGAGCAGACGGCCTATGTGCAGGAGCGCATCGCGCGGGCCTTCGGCATCGTCATGGGGGACGACGAGTGGCGCGGCCGCCTGTACGGTCTGGGCGCGCTCGCCGCCGTGCTGTTTCTGGTGGCCTGGCCGGTGCGCCGGGTGCTGCTGCGCCGCTACGGCCACCGCGACTTGGAGGAGCGGCCCAGCTACCGCCAGCGCGTGGTGGCGATGGCGGTGGAGGCGCTGGCCCGCTGCCTGGTGCCGCTGGTGCCGACCCTGGTGCTGAGCGGCGCCCTGGTCGGGCTGCTGCGCGACGCGGCGGACGCCGGGCCGCTGACGGCGCTGGTGGTCGGGGTGTCCGGCGGCCTCACCGCCTATTTCCTGGTGACCGGCGTCGCCCGCGCCACCCTGGCGCCCGACCATCCGTCCTGGCAGCTTGCCAACCTCGACCCGGACAGCGCGCGCCGTCTGGTCCGCCGCGTCCCGCTCGTCATGATCGGGCTGGCGCTGGCCGGAACCGGCATCGCCCTGTCGGAGGGGATGTTCACCCCGCCGGAGCTGCGGTCGATCACCGGCTTCGGCACCATGGCGCTGATCGCCGTGTCGCTGCTGTTCCTCTACCCGGATCATCTCTGGCTCGCCGCCCCGCAACCGGAGGCCGAGGCGACCGACGATTGCGGCTGCCCGGACCCCGCGCCCGGGGCCGGGCTGGATGTCACCCTGCCGCCTCCGGCGCCCGTTCCCACCGAGGCGGAGGCCAGGGAGGCGCCGCCCGCCCGTCCGCGGGTCGTCGGGCTGCGCCTGCGCCTGCTGATCGGGGCCGTGACCCTGGCCTCGCTGGTCGCCGCGGGCGCCGGCTATCTGGTCGGCGCAATCTACGCCTCGAAGCTGATGCTGACCACGCTCATCATCGGCGGCGTCCTGCTGGTGGCGCGCGGCGTCCTGCGCGAACTGCTCTGCGTCCTGCTGGAGCGCGGCAGCGGGCAGGTGGCCGAGGTGCGCGACATCGTGATCGCCACCGACCGCGGCCGGCGGATGCTGGGGCAGGCCGGGCGGACGGTGATCGACGGGCTGCTGCTGACCGTGGCGGCCTTCTTCCTGCTGCCGCTGACCGGCATGACCCTGTCGGAGATGAAGGGGCTGGCCGACGGCTTCCTCAGCGGCGTCACGGTGGGCGGCGTGCGCATCGCGCCGGGCGACATCATGTCGGCGCTGATGGTGCTGGGCGTCGTCGTCGCGGTGACCCGCTTCATCCAGCGCCAGCTCGACGAGCGCATCCTCGGCCGCGTCAACATGGACGACGGCGTGCGCAACTCCATCCGCATGGGTGTGGGCTATCTCGGCACCACCATGGCGGTGCTGATGTCGGTCGGCACGCTGGGGCTCGACCTGTCCAGCCTCGCCATGATCGCGTCGGCCCTGTCGGTGGGTATCGGCTTCGGCCTGCAGAACGTCGTCAGCAACTTCATCTCCGGCCTGATCATGCTGGTGGAACGGCCGGTGAAGGTGGGCGACTGGGTGGTCGTCAACGGGCTGGAGGGCACCGTGCGCCGGATCAGCGTCCGCGCGACGGAGATCCAGACCTTCCAGCGCGCCTCGGTGATCATCCCGAACTCGGAGTTCATCTCCAAGTCGGTGGTCAACTGGACGCTGAAGGACAAGACCACCCGCATCGAGATCAAGGTGCGCATCACCTACGACACCGACGCCCGGCAGGTCTACGCGATGCTGCTGAAGATCGGCTACGGCCACGCCCAGGTGCTGCGCAACCCGGAGCCGGTGGTGATGTTCCGCGACTTTCTGCCGAGCGGGCCGGAGTTCGAGCTGCGCTGCTTCGTCGCCAACACCGACCACATCATCCCGGTGCGCAACGAGCTGCGCATGCGCATCCTGGAGCAGTTCCGCGAGCATAGCATCCAGATGCCCTTCGACCAGCAGACCGTCCACATGCCGAAGGTCGAGGCGATGCTGGAGGTTCTCCTGGCCGAGCGCCGCGCCCAGGCCGGCGTGCCGGAGCTTCAGGTGGTCGCCGACGGCGGCAAGGTCGTGCCGCTGGCCGACACGCTCAGCGACCGCGGGCCGCGCACCGCCACCTGA
- a CDS encoding zinc-binding alcohol dehydrogenase family protein, protein MIEGVDVCAIHEVAEPTPGPGEVLLAIRHVALCGSDLSTFKGLNPLVSLPRIPGHEIGGEIAAVGEGVPAEYTVGRRAIVIPYTACGTCPSCRKGRVNACRSNRTLGVQQNGGLAERIVLPYGKLILNDTLAPRHLALVEPLSVGFHAAARGRVEAADTVLVLGCGMIGMGAIAGSVHRGATVIAVDIGEAKTGLARRYGAAHTIDAAKEDVAARVMELTNGDGADVVIEAVGLPATFTQAIDLVSFAGRVVYIGYAKEPVSYKTQFFNLKELDIMGSRNATSEDFQAVIRYLETLDHAPDDLISKVFPFDEADKALPYWAKERDTTVKVMIER, encoded by the coding sequence ATGATCGAAGGCGTGGACGTCTGCGCGATCCACGAGGTGGCGGAGCCGACCCCCGGCCCCGGCGAGGTGCTCCTGGCCATCCGCCACGTCGCCCTGTGCGGCAGCGACCTCAGCACCTTCAAGGGGCTGAATCCGCTGGTCTCGCTGCCGCGCATTCCCGGCCACGAGATCGGCGGCGAGATCGCCGCGGTGGGTGAAGGCGTTCCGGCCGAATACACCGTGGGCCGGCGCGCCATCGTCATTCCCTACACCGCCTGCGGCACCTGCCCGTCCTGCCGCAAGGGCCGGGTCAACGCCTGCCGCAGCAACCGCACGCTGGGCGTGCAGCAGAACGGCGGCTTGGCCGAGCGCATCGTCCTGCCCTACGGCAAGCTGATCCTGAACGACACGCTGGCGCCGCGCCATCTGGCGCTGGTCGAACCGCTGTCGGTCGGCTTCCACGCCGCGGCGCGCGGCCGCGTCGAGGCGGCCGACACCGTTCTGGTGCTGGGCTGCGGCATGATCGGCATGGGCGCCATCGCCGGTTCCGTCCATCGCGGCGCCACGGTGATCGCTGTGGACATCGGCGAGGCGAAGACCGGTCTGGCCCGCCGCTACGGCGCCGCCCACACCATCGACGCCGCCAAGGAGGACGTGGCCGCCCGCGTCATGGAGCTGACCAACGGCGACGGCGCCGACGTGGTGATCGAGGCGGTCGGCCTGCCCGCCACCTTCACCCAGGCCATCGACCTCGTGTCCTTCGCCGGCCGCGTCGTCTACATCGGCTACGCCAAGGAGCCGGTGTCCTACAAGACGCAGTTCTTCAACCTGAAGGAGCTGGACATCATGGGGTCGCGCAACGCGACCTCCGAGGATTTCCAGGCCGTCATCCGCTATCTCGAAACGCTCGATCACGCCCCCGACGACCTGATCTCCAAGGTCTTCCCCTTCGACGAGGCCGACAAGGCCCTGCCCTATTGGGCGAAGGAGCGCGACACCACCGTCAAGGTGATGATCGAGCGCTGA